One region of Mangifera indica cultivar Alphonso chromosome 3, CATAS_Mindica_2.1, whole genome shotgun sequence genomic DNA includes:
- the LOC123211350 gene encoding probable ATP-dependent DNA helicase CHR12 isoform X1, translated as MVTQTQLEESVSGTPSLDHVERTKSLICALNFVSRGLPLPPELFDTVSSIFYGCQEVFPEVPDDGVRGADGYDRTAVAEKCLQDGPEIPNGADLMSDFENALSKQRPKCMSGTEVKELREYRYQSHIQRRLNELEELPSSRGDELQTKCLIELYGLKLAELQNKVRADVSSEYWLRMNCALPEQQLFDWGMMRLHRPLYGVGDAFAMEADDQFRKKRDAERLSRLEEEARNQIENRKRKFFGEILNAVREFQVQIQASVKRRKQRNDGVQAWHGRQRQRATRAEKLRFQALKADDQEAYMRLVKESKNERLTTLLEETNKLLVNLGAAVQRQKDTKHLDGIEPLKDSEDDLLDLEASENGTPRDSPSEEDEIIDSDHNDHSADLLEGQRQYNSAIHSIEEKVTEQPSLLQGGELRSYQIEGLQWMLSLFNNNLNGILADEMGLGKTIQTISLVAYLLENKGVTGPHLIVAPKAVLPNWINEFSTWVPSIVAVVYDGRPDERKALREEYLSERGRFNVLITHYDLIMRDKQYLKKIHWIYMIVDEGHRLKNHECALAKTITGYQIHRRLLLTGTPIQNSLQELWSLLNFLLPTIFNSVENFEEWFNAPFKDRGQVALTDEEQLLIIRRLHHVIRPFILRRKKDEVEKYLPGKSQVILKCDLSAWQKVYYHQVTELGRVGLDNGSGKSKSLQNLSMQLRKCCNHPYLFVGEYNMWRKEEIIRASGKFELLDRLLPKLHRTGHRVLLFSQMTRLMDILEIYLKLNDFKFLRLDGSTKTEERGALLKQFNAPDSPYFMFLLSTRAGGLGLNLQTADTVIIFDSDWNPQMDQQAEDRAHRIGQKKEVRVFVLVSVGSIEEVILERAKQKMGIDAKVIQAGLFNTTSTAQDRREMLKEIMCKGTSSLGTDVPSEREINRLAARTDEEFWLFEKMDEERRQKENYRSRLMEEHEVPEWAYSAPENKEDQNKGFEHDSSNITGKRKRKEVVYTDILSDLQWMKAVENGQDISKLSTRRRRDHLPLEGNEAASNGTGAEKKVLEVKNDNLPITSEGTSEDTYGSAPKRLKFERGNSEKSEYQSVERPEYLGVQGISLSGHLFTWSTHKKKRSSYVVQSSSSDSRGQHSNGRGNVWN; from the exons CAGGATGGTCCTGAGATTCCTAATGGAGCAGATTTGATGAGTGACTTTGAGAATGCATTGTCAAAACAACGACCAAAATGCATGTCTGGCACTGAAGTGAAAGAGTTGAGGGAATATCGTTATCAGAGCCACATTCAGCGCCGATTAAATGAACTTGAAG AATTGCCTTCAAGTAGAGGTGATGAGCTGCAGACAAAGTGCTTAATTGAACTCTATGGACTAAAG CTAGCTGAGCTGCAAAACAAGGTTCGGGCTGATGTGAGTTCAGAATACTGGCTTCGCATGAACTGTGCACTCCCCGAACAGCAACTGTTTGATTGGGGCATGATGCGATTGCACCGTCCTCTGTATGGTGTTGGAGATGCTTTTGCCATGGAAGCTGATGATCAATTCAGGAAGAAGCGGGATGCTGAG AGGCTGTCAAGGTTGGAAGAAGAGGCAAGGAACCAAATTgagaatagaaaaagaaaattttttggaGAAATACTTAATGCTGTCCGTGAATTCCAAGTACAAATTCAAGCTTCTGTAAAACGCCGAAAGCAAAGGAATGATGGAGTCCAA GCATGGCATGGAAGGCAAAGACAACGTGCTACACGTGCTGAGAAATTGAGGTTCCAAGCTCTAAAGGCTGATGATCAAGAAGCATACATGAGATTAGTCAAAGAAAGCAAGAATGAGCGGTTAACCACACTTCTTGAGGAAACAAATAAGCTTCTTGTTAATTTGGGAGCTGCTGTTCAACGTCAGAAAGATACTAAACATCTAGACGGCATTGAACCCTTGAAAGACTCAGAAGATGATTTGCTTGACTTGGAGGCTTCAGAGAATGGAACTCCCCGGGATTCACCTTCTGAGGAAGATGAAATTATTGATTCTGATCATAATGATCATTCTGCCGATTTACTTGAAGGCCAGAGGCAGTATAACTCTGCAATTCACTCAATCGAAGAAAAG GTAACTGAGCAACCATCCTTGCTTCAAGGTGGAGAATTGAGGTCATACCAGATAGAAGGGCTCCAATGGATGCTGTCATTGTTCAATAATAACTTAAATGGAATTTTAGCTGATGAGATGGGACTGGGAAAGACAATTCAAACAATTTCTTTGGTTGCATATCTCCTGGAGAACAAGGGTGTTACGGGGCCCCACCTTATAGTGGCTCCAAAGGCTGTGCTACCCAATTGGATCAATGAATTTTCAACGTGGGTTCCCAG TATTGTGGCAGTTGTTTATGATGGGCGACCAGATGAGCGAAAGGCACTAAGGGAGGAGTACCTTTCAGAGAGAGGAAGATTTAATGTGTTGATCACACATTATGATCTCATAATGAGAGATAAAcaatatttgaagaaaattcACTGGATCTACATGATTGTTGATGAAGGGCATCGTTTAAAGAACCATGAGTGTGCTCTTGCAAAGACTATTACTGG ATATCAAATTCATCGTAGACTTTTGTTAACTGGGACACCAATCCAGAATAGCTTACAGGAATTATGGTCCCTCCTCAATTTTCTCCTCCCAACCATTTTCAATTCTGTGGAGAACTTTGAAGAGTGGTTCAATGCTCCTTTCAAAGATCGGGGTCAGGTTGCTCTTACAGATGAAGAGCAATTGTTGATTATTCGTCGTTTGCATCAT GTTATAAGGCCATTTATTTTGAGGAGGAAAAAAGATGAAGTAGAGAAGTACCTTCCTGGGAAATCCCAGGTCATACTTAAATGCGACCTGTCAGCATGGCAAAAAGTATATTATCACCAAGTGACTGAGTTGGGCAGAGTTGGGCTAGATAACG GATCTGGGAAATCAAAGAGTCTGCAGAACTTGTCAATGCAGCTCAGAAAGTGTTGTAACCACCCATACCTTTTTGTTGGAGAATACAATATGTGGCGCAAAGAGGAGATCATTAGAGCATCTGGAAAATTTGAGCTACTTGATCGATTACTCCCAAAACTCCATAGAACTGGGCATAGAGTCCTACTTTTCTCACAGATGACTCGTCTCATGGACATTCTTGAAATATATTTGAAACTAAATGATTTTAAGTTTCTTAGACTTGATGGCTCGacaaaaacagaagaaagagGGGCATTACTCAAGCAATTTAATGCCCCAGACTCTCCGTACTTTATGTTTCTCTTGAGTACTCGCGCTGGAGGACTTGGTTTGAACTTGCAAACGGCTGATACTGTAATAATCTTTGACAGTGATTGGAATCCACAAATGGACCAACAGGCGGAGGATCGTGCTCATCGAATTGGACAGAAGAAAGAAGTCAGGGTTTTTGTGCTGGTTAGTGTTGGATCAATTGAAGAGGTAATCTTGGAACGTGCTAAGCAGAAGATGGGCATTGATGCCAAGGTTATCCAGGCTGGACTTTTCAATACAACTTCCACTG CTCAGGACAGAAGGGAGATGTTGAAGGAGATCATGTGTAAAGGTACAAGCTCCCTTGGAACAGATGTACCAAGTGAGAGAGAAATCAACCGTCTTGCAGCCCGCACAGATGAAGAATTTTGGCTGTTTGAGAAGATGGATGAGGAGAGAAGGCAAAAAGAGAACTACCGATCTCGTCTCATGGAAGAGCATGAAGTTCCTGAGTGGGCATATTCAGCACCTGAGAACAAGGAAGATCAGAACAAAGGTTTTGAGCATGATAGCAGCAATATTACAGGAAAACGGAAAAGAAAGGAAGTGGTTTACACTGATATATTAAGTGATTTACAATGGATGAAAGCTGTGGAAAATGGACAAGACATATCGAAGCTTTCAACTAGAAGGAGAAGGGACCATCTTCCATTGGAGGGCAACGAAGCAGCTAGTAATGGTACGGGAGCAGAGAAAAAGGTATTAGAAGTGAAGAATGATAATCTGCCTATCACCAGTGAGGGAACAAGTGAGGATACCTATGGTTCAGCCCCAAAGAGACTGAAGTTTGAGAGGGGAAATTCAGAAAAATCTGAATATCAGAGTGTCGAACGGCCTGAATATTTGGGTGTTCAAGGAATTAGTTTGAGTGGGCATCTATTTACATGGAGTACCCACAAGAAGAAAAGATCAAGTTACGTCGTCCAGAGCTCATCATCTGATTCTAGAGGGCAGCATTCAAATGGAAGAGGAAACGTGTGGAATTAA
- the LOC123211350 gene encoding probable ATP-dependent DNA helicase CHR12 isoform X2 yields the protein MVTQTQLEESVSGTPSLDHVERTKSLICALNFVSRGLPLPPELFDTVSSIFYGCQEVFPEVPDDGVRGADGYDRTAVAEKCLDGPEIPNGADLMSDFENALSKQRPKCMSGTEVKELREYRYQSHIQRRLNELEELPSSRGDELQTKCLIELYGLKLAELQNKVRADVSSEYWLRMNCALPEQQLFDWGMMRLHRPLYGVGDAFAMEADDQFRKKRDAERLSRLEEEARNQIENRKRKFFGEILNAVREFQVQIQASVKRRKQRNDGVQAWHGRQRQRATRAEKLRFQALKADDQEAYMRLVKESKNERLTTLLEETNKLLVNLGAAVQRQKDTKHLDGIEPLKDSEDDLLDLEASENGTPRDSPSEEDEIIDSDHNDHSADLLEGQRQYNSAIHSIEEKVTEQPSLLQGGELRSYQIEGLQWMLSLFNNNLNGILADEMGLGKTIQTISLVAYLLENKGVTGPHLIVAPKAVLPNWINEFSTWVPSIVAVVYDGRPDERKALREEYLSERGRFNVLITHYDLIMRDKQYLKKIHWIYMIVDEGHRLKNHECALAKTITGYQIHRRLLLTGTPIQNSLQELWSLLNFLLPTIFNSVENFEEWFNAPFKDRGQVALTDEEQLLIIRRLHHVIRPFILRRKKDEVEKYLPGKSQVILKCDLSAWQKVYYHQVTELGRVGLDNGSGKSKSLQNLSMQLRKCCNHPYLFVGEYNMWRKEEIIRASGKFELLDRLLPKLHRTGHRVLLFSQMTRLMDILEIYLKLNDFKFLRLDGSTKTEERGALLKQFNAPDSPYFMFLLSTRAGGLGLNLQTADTVIIFDSDWNPQMDQQAEDRAHRIGQKKEVRVFVLVSVGSIEEVILERAKQKMGIDAKVIQAGLFNTTSTAQDRREMLKEIMCKGTSSLGTDVPSEREINRLAARTDEEFWLFEKMDEERRQKENYRSRLMEEHEVPEWAYSAPENKEDQNKGFEHDSSNITGKRKRKEVVYTDILSDLQWMKAVENGQDISKLSTRRRRDHLPLEGNEAASNGTGAEKKVLEVKNDNLPITSEGTSEDTYGSAPKRLKFERGNSEKSEYQSVERPEYLGVQGISLSGHLFTWSTHKKKRSSYVVQSSSSDSRGQHSNGRGNVWN from the exons GATGGTCCTGAGATTCCTAATGGAGCAGATTTGATGAGTGACTTTGAGAATGCATTGTCAAAACAACGACCAAAATGCATGTCTGGCACTGAAGTGAAAGAGTTGAGGGAATATCGTTATCAGAGCCACATTCAGCGCCGATTAAATGAACTTGAAG AATTGCCTTCAAGTAGAGGTGATGAGCTGCAGACAAAGTGCTTAATTGAACTCTATGGACTAAAG CTAGCTGAGCTGCAAAACAAGGTTCGGGCTGATGTGAGTTCAGAATACTGGCTTCGCATGAACTGTGCACTCCCCGAACAGCAACTGTTTGATTGGGGCATGATGCGATTGCACCGTCCTCTGTATGGTGTTGGAGATGCTTTTGCCATGGAAGCTGATGATCAATTCAGGAAGAAGCGGGATGCTGAG AGGCTGTCAAGGTTGGAAGAAGAGGCAAGGAACCAAATTgagaatagaaaaagaaaattttttggaGAAATACTTAATGCTGTCCGTGAATTCCAAGTACAAATTCAAGCTTCTGTAAAACGCCGAAAGCAAAGGAATGATGGAGTCCAA GCATGGCATGGAAGGCAAAGACAACGTGCTACACGTGCTGAGAAATTGAGGTTCCAAGCTCTAAAGGCTGATGATCAAGAAGCATACATGAGATTAGTCAAAGAAAGCAAGAATGAGCGGTTAACCACACTTCTTGAGGAAACAAATAAGCTTCTTGTTAATTTGGGAGCTGCTGTTCAACGTCAGAAAGATACTAAACATCTAGACGGCATTGAACCCTTGAAAGACTCAGAAGATGATTTGCTTGACTTGGAGGCTTCAGAGAATGGAACTCCCCGGGATTCACCTTCTGAGGAAGATGAAATTATTGATTCTGATCATAATGATCATTCTGCCGATTTACTTGAAGGCCAGAGGCAGTATAACTCTGCAATTCACTCAATCGAAGAAAAG GTAACTGAGCAACCATCCTTGCTTCAAGGTGGAGAATTGAGGTCATACCAGATAGAAGGGCTCCAATGGATGCTGTCATTGTTCAATAATAACTTAAATGGAATTTTAGCTGATGAGATGGGACTGGGAAAGACAATTCAAACAATTTCTTTGGTTGCATATCTCCTGGAGAACAAGGGTGTTACGGGGCCCCACCTTATAGTGGCTCCAAAGGCTGTGCTACCCAATTGGATCAATGAATTTTCAACGTGGGTTCCCAG TATTGTGGCAGTTGTTTATGATGGGCGACCAGATGAGCGAAAGGCACTAAGGGAGGAGTACCTTTCAGAGAGAGGAAGATTTAATGTGTTGATCACACATTATGATCTCATAATGAGAGATAAAcaatatttgaagaaaattcACTGGATCTACATGATTGTTGATGAAGGGCATCGTTTAAAGAACCATGAGTGTGCTCTTGCAAAGACTATTACTGG ATATCAAATTCATCGTAGACTTTTGTTAACTGGGACACCAATCCAGAATAGCTTACAGGAATTATGGTCCCTCCTCAATTTTCTCCTCCCAACCATTTTCAATTCTGTGGAGAACTTTGAAGAGTGGTTCAATGCTCCTTTCAAAGATCGGGGTCAGGTTGCTCTTACAGATGAAGAGCAATTGTTGATTATTCGTCGTTTGCATCAT GTTATAAGGCCATTTATTTTGAGGAGGAAAAAAGATGAAGTAGAGAAGTACCTTCCTGGGAAATCCCAGGTCATACTTAAATGCGACCTGTCAGCATGGCAAAAAGTATATTATCACCAAGTGACTGAGTTGGGCAGAGTTGGGCTAGATAACG GATCTGGGAAATCAAAGAGTCTGCAGAACTTGTCAATGCAGCTCAGAAAGTGTTGTAACCACCCATACCTTTTTGTTGGAGAATACAATATGTGGCGCAAAGAGGAGATCATTAGAGCATCTGGAAAATTTGAGCTACTTGATCGATTACTCCCAAAACTCCATAGAACTGGGCATAGAGTCCTACTTTTCTCACAGATGACTCGTCTCATGGACATTCTTGAAATATATTTGAAACTAAATGATTTTAAGTTTCTTAGACTTGATGGCTCGacaaaaacagaagaaagagGGGCATTACTCAAGCAATTTAATGCCCCAGACTCTCCGTACTTTATGTTTCTCTTGAGTACTCGCGCTGGAGGACTTGGTTTGAACTTGCAAACGGCTGATACTGTAATAATCTTTGACAGTGATTGGAATCCACAAATGGACCAACAGGCGGAGGATCGTGCTCATCGAATTGGACAGAAGAAAGAAGTCAGGGTTTTTGTGCTGGTTAGTGTTGGATCAATTGAAGAGGTAATCTTGGAACGTGCTAAGCAGAAGATGGGCATTGATGCCAAGGTTATCCAGGCTGGACTTTTCAATACAACTTCCACTG CTCAGGACAGAAGGGAGATGTTGAAGGAGATCATGTGTAAAGGTACAAGCTCCCTTGGAACAGATGTACCAAGTGAGAGAGAAATCAACCGTCTTGCAGCCCGCACAGATGAAGAATTTTGGCTGTTTGAGAAGATGGATGAGGAGAGAAGGCAAAAAGAGAACTACCGATCTCGTCTCATGGAAGAGCATGAAGTTCCTGAGTGGGCATATTCAGCACCTGAGAACAAGGAAGATCAGAACAAAGGTTTTGAGCATGATAGCAGCAATATTACAGGAAAACGGAAAAGAAAGGAAGTGGTTTACACTGATATATTAAGTGATTTACAATGGATGAAAGCTGTGGAAAATGGACAAGACATATCGAAGCTTTCAACTAGAAGGAGAAGGGACCATCTTCCATTGGAGGGCAACGAAGCAGCTAGTAATGGTACGGGAGCAGAGAAAAAGGTATTAGAAGTGAAGAATGATAATCTGCCTATCACCAGTGAGGGAACAAGTGAGGATACCTATGGTTCAGCCCCAAAGAGACTGAAGTTTGAGAGGGGAAATTCAGAAAAATCTGAATATCAGAGTGTCGAACGGCCTGAATATTTGGGTGTTCAAGGAATTAGTTTGAGTGGGCATCTATTTACATGGAGTACCCACAAGAAGAAAAGATCAAGTTACGTCGTCCAGAGCTCATCATCTGATTCTAGAGGGCAGCATTCAAATGGAAGAGGAAACGTGTGGAATTAA